Proteins from one Desmodus rotundus isolate HL8 chromosome 9, HLdesRot8A.1, whole genome shotgun sequence genomic window:
- the LOC112301449 gene encoding putative olfactory receptor 7A2 — MEPGNGTQISEFLLLGFSEKPELQPILFGLFLSMYLITVLGNLLIILAISSDTHLHTPMYFFLSNLSLADICFTSTTIPKMLVNIQTQSKAISYAGCITQIYFLILFSVLDILLLTVMAYDRFVAICHPLHYTVIMNPRLCGLLVLVSWIMSILNSLLQSLMALRLSFTVLEIPHFFCELNQMIQLAYSDTFLNNMVMYFSALLLGGGPFVGILYSYSKIVSSIRAIPSAQGKYKAFSTCASHLSVVSLFYCTVLGVYLSSAGTHSSQSSATASVMYTVVTPMLNPFIYSLRNKDIKQALTEFFVKETTNRPIVLRLK, encoded by the coding sequence ATGGAACCAGGCAATGGTACACAaatttcagaatttcttctcctGGGATTTTCAGAGAAACCAGAACTGCAGCCCATCCTGTTCGGGCTGTTCCTCTccatgtacctgatcactgtgctgggaaacctgctcatcatctTGGCCATCAGCTCAGAcacccacctccacacacccatgtacttcttcctctccaacttGTCCTTGGCTGACATCtgtttcacctccaccaccatcccaaagatgctgGTGAACATCCAGACACAAAGCAAAGCCATCTCCTATGCAGGCTGCATCacacagatttattttcttatactctTTTCAGTGTTGGACATACTTCTCCTGAccgtgatggcctatgaccggtttgtggccatctgtcaccccCTGCACTACACAGTCATCATGAACCCCCGGCTCTGTGGACTGCTAGTTCTGGTGTCCTGGATCATGAGTATTCTGAATTCCTTGTTGCAGAGTTTAATGGCATTGAGACTGTCCTTCACAGTCTTGGAAATCCCTCACTTTTTCTGTGAGCTCAATCAGATGATCCAACTCGCCTATTCTGACACCTTTCTTAATAACATGGTGATGTATTTTTCAGCTCTCCTACTTGGTGGTGGTCCCTTTGTTGGGATCCTTTACTCTTACTCTAAGATAGTGTCCTCCATACGAGCAATCCCATCAGCTCAGGGGAAGTAcaaagcattttccacctgtgcatCTCACCTCTCGGTTGTCTCCTTGTTTTATTGTACAGTCCTAGGCGTGTACCTCAGCTCTGCTGGTACCCACAGCTCACAGTCAAGTGCAACagcctcagtgatgtacactgtggtcacacccatgctcaaccccttcatctacagccTCAGGAACAAAGACATCAAACAAGCTCTGACAGAATTTTTTGTGAAGGAAACGACCAACAGGCCAATTGTCCTAAGACTGAAGTAG